A region of the Pseudarthrobacter sp. MM222 genome:
TCTGCACGCCGGTCGCCTTGGAGACGAAAGGAACCGTGCGGGAGGCCCGCGGGTTGGCTTCCAGGACGTAGAGGACGTCGGAGGCCAGCGCGAACTGGATGTTGATCAGGCCGCGGACACCCACGCCCTCGGCAATGGCCAGCGTCGCGGTCCGGACCCGTTCCAGCACGTTGTTGCCCAGGGTGATCGGCGGGAGCACGCAGGCCGAGTCGCCGGAGTGGATGCCGGCCTCCTCGATGTGCTCCATGATGCCGCCGAGGTACATCTCCTTGCCGTCGTAAAGCGCGTCGACGTCGATCTCGACTGCGTCCTCGAGGAAGCGGTCGATCAGCACCGGGTGGTCCGGGGTGATTTCGGTCGCGTTGGCAATGTAGCGGGAAAGGTTGGGCTCGTCGTAAACGATTTCCATGCCGCGTCCACCCAGGACATAGGACGGGCGGACCAGGACCGGGTAGCCGATCTCGTCGGCGATCTTCTTGGCGTCCTCGAAGGACACCGCGGTGCCGTTCTTCGGCGAGATGAGCCCCGCCTGGTCGAGGACGCGGGAGAAGGCCCCGCGGTGCTCCGCGAGGTCGATCGCTTCCGGGGAGGTGCCGAGGATCGGCACGCCGGCGTCGGCGAGCTGCTGGGCGAGCTTGAGCGGGGTCTGGCCGCCGAGCTGGACGAAGACGCCCATCACGCCGCCGGTGCGTTCTTCGGCGGCGATGACCTCGAGCACGTCTTCGAGGGTGAGCGGTTCAAAGTACAGGCGGGTGGAGACGTCGTAGTCGGTGGAGACGGTCTCCGGGTTGCAGTTGACCATCACGGTCTCGTAGCCCGCCTTGCGGAGCGCCATCGAGGCGTGCACGCATGAGTAGTCGAACTCGATGCCCTGGCCGATCCGGTTGGGACCGGAACCGAGGATGATGATGGACGGCTTGGCGTGCAGCGCCACCTCGTCCTCCTCGTCGTAGGAGGAGTAGTGGTACGGCGTGTACGCGGCGAACTCTGCGGCGCAGGTGTCCACGGTCTTGTAGACGGGGCGGATGCCGAGGGCCTGCCGGACGCCGCGGACGACGTCCTCGGAGTTGTGGGTCAGGGCACCGATCTGCTCGTCGGAGAAGCCGTGGCGCTTGGCGCGCTGCAGCATCTCCGGGGTCAGGGCCGATGCCTGCCGGATTTCGAGCGAGATCTCGTTCAGCAGCTGCAGCTGGTCCAGGTACCAGGGGTCGATCTTGGTGGCCTCAAAAAGCTGCCTCACGGTGGCGCCGCCGAGCATGGCGCGCTGGACCTGGTGCAGGCGGTCGGTGGTGGGCCGCTTGGCCTTCTCGATCAGCTCGGCGACTTCCCATTCCGGGACGTGGCTGAAGTCCAGCTGGGAGCCCTTCTGCTCGAGGGAGCGCAGCGCCTTCTGCAGTGCCTCGGTGAAGTTGCGTCCCATCGCCATCGCCTCGCCCACGGACTTCATGGTGGTGGTCAGGGTAGGGTCCGCCGCCGGGAACTTCTCGAAGGCAAACCGCGGGACCTTCACGACGACGTAGTCCAGGGTCGGCTCGAAGGAGGCCGGGGTCTTCTGGGTGATGTCGTTCGGGATCTCGTCCAGGGTGTAGCCCAGGGAGAGCTTGGTGGCGATCTTGGCGATCGCGAAGCCGGTGGCCTTGGAGGCGAGGGCGGAGGACCGGGAGACGCGCGGGTTCATCTCGATCACAACGACGCGGCCGGTGTCCGGCTCGACGGCGAACTGGATGTTGCAGCCGCCGGTGTCGACGCCGACCTCGCGGATCACGGCGATGGAGATGTCGCGCAGGCGCTGGTATTCGCGGTCCGTCAGGGTCAGGGCCGGGGCCACCGTGATGGAGTCGCCGGTGTGCACGCCAACCGGGTCGAAGTTCTCGATGGAGCAGACCACCACGACGTTGTCGTTCTTGTCGCGCATCATCTCGAGCTCGTATTCCTTCCAGCCGAGGATGCTCTCTTCGAGCAGCACTTCGCTGGTGGGGCTGTACTGCAGGCCCTGGCCGACGATCCGGCGGAGGTCGTTTTCGTCGTAGGCGAGGCCGGAGCCGAGGCCGCCCATGGTGAAGGAGGGCCGGACCACCATCGGGTAGCCCAGGTCCTCGGCCGCCGTCAGGGCCTCGTCGATGGTGTGGATGATGTGGCTGCGGGCCGATTCGGCGCCGCACCGTTCCACGACGCCCTTGAACTTCTCGCGGTCCTCGCCGAGCTCGATCGCGGCGATGTTGGCGCCGATCAGTTCCACGTTGTACTTCTCCAGCACACCGTTCTTGTCCAGCGCGATCGCGGTGTTCAGCGCGGTCTGGCCGCCCAGGGTGGGCAGGATCGCGTCCGGGCGTTCCTTGGCGATGATCTTTTCAACCACCTCGGGGGTGATCGGCTCGATGTAGGTGGCGTCGGCGAACTCGGGATCGGTCATGATGGTGGCCGGGTTGGAGTTGACGAGGATGACGCGCAGGCCTTCCTCCTTGAGGACGCGCAGTGCCTGGGTGCCGGAGTAGTCGAATTCGGCCGCCTGGCCGATCACGATCGGGCCGGAACCGATGACCAGGACGCTCTTAAGGTCAGTTCTCTTGGGCATTACTTCTTGTCCTCAGTCTTGGATTCGGTGGAAGTCGTGGGAGAAGCAGCGGCGGCTTCCTTCTTGCTGTCCGCCATCAGGTCGATGAAGCGGTCGAAGAGGTAGGCGGCGTCGTGCGGGCCGGAGGCGGCCTCGGGGTGGTACTGCACCGAGAAAGCCGGAATGTCGAGGCAGGACAGGCCTTCGACGACGTCGTCGTTGAGGCTCACATGGCTGACTTCGACACGGCCGAACCGCTCTTCGGGAGCCTGGGTGGCGCCGTTAAGCGGAGCGTCGACGGCGAAGCCGTGGTTCTGCGAGGTGATCTCCACCTTGCCGGTGCGGCGGTCCATCACCGGCTGGTTGATGCCGCGGTGCCCGTAGCGGAGCTTGTAGGTGCCGAAGCCCAGGGCGCGGCCCAGGATCTGGTTGCCGAAGCAGATGCCGAAGTACGGGATCTTCTCGTCCAGCACCGAGCGGAGCAGCTTCACCTGGTTGTCCGCTGTGGCCGGGTCGCCCGGACCATTGGACATGAAAAAGCCGTCCGGGTTGACCGCGTTGACGTCCTCGATGGTCGAGGTGGCCGGCAGCACGTGCACCCGTATGCCGCGTTCGGCGAGGCGGATCGGGGTCATCCGCTTAATTCCGAGGTCGATCGCCGCGATGCTGAACAGCGGCTCTTTGTCCCAGCCCCAGTCCTTCGGCTCGACCGTGTAGGCCTTGTCCACGCTGACTTCCTCCGCGAGGCGGGAGCCTTCCATCGGGGCGCTGGCCAAAACGGTGTCCACGAGTTCCTTGTCCGTGGCCAGGACGGCGTCGCCCGAGAAGATCCCGGCGCGCATGGTTTTGTGTTCGCGCAGGTGGCGGGTGATGGCGCGGGTGTCCACGCCCTGGATGCCGACGACGCCCTGCTCCACCAGTTCGGCGTCGAGGGACCGCTCGGAGCGCCAGTTGGACGGGCGGCGGGCAGCATCCCGGACGATGTAGCCGGCCACCCAGATCCGCCGGGACTCGGCGTCGTCCTTGTTCACGCCGGTGTTGCCGATGTGCGGGGCGGTCTGGACCACCAGCTGGCGGGCATACGAGGGATCGGTGATGGTCTCCTGGTAGCCGGTCATCCCGGTGGCGAACACAGCCTCGCCGAGGGCGGTTCCGGTGGCGCCGTAGCTGGTGCCACGGAAGATCCGTCCGTCCTCGAGCACGAGGGCCGCGGGGGTGGAGGCGGCTGCGTTTGCCGTCGCTTCCGCTTCTGTCACTGTGGGGTTTTCCGTCACGTTGTTACTTTCCACTATCGGCATTCGCCTGAGGGGCTGCGGAGATCAGATCTTGCAGGGCGTTGAGGAGGGTCGTTTTGTCGTCGGCGTGCCGGGTGCGGAACCCGGTGTCCAGCTCATGGGCGCCCAGCATCCAGCTGAGCACCAGGAGTCCGTCCTTTTCGACGAACTTTCCGGCCATGCCGCTTTCCTGGCGGACGCCGGTGAGCCGGTCGGCCGGGATGAAGACCGGGCCGGCGCCGGAGCGCTCGAAGAGCACTCCTTCGGCGTGGACGCTGAGTTCGGCGTTGGTCCGGATGCCGAGGTTGTGGACCGCGATGCGGTCCAGCCAGTCACCGGCGGTGGTGGAGGCGACGTACTGGCCGTCGGCTGCCGCCAGCGGGGAGCCGAGCTCCGCAGGGATCTGGGGCAAGGGATCGACGTCGGCCTGGCGGCGCAGGCGGTTCCGCCAGCCGAGCCAGATCAGCGTTAGCGCGACGCCGATCAGGACCAGCGTGAAGAGCAATGAAAGGTCCTTGACCATCAGTCGCGGCCTACCGCTGCGGTGTCGGGCGTGCCCGGTACGGCGGGGAGCCACCGGTACGGGGTGTTGAGTTTGCCGTCGAGGACGGTGGGGTGGCCCTTGAAGAACGTCGCCACCACCTTGCCCGGGAGTTCCCGGCCGGCAAACGGTGAGTTACGGCCCATGGTTGCCATCTTAGAAGGGTCCACGGTCCAGCGCGCAGCCGGGTCCACGAGTGTGACGTTGGCGGGTTCCCCGGCGTCGAGCGGGCGGCCCTGATCCTCCAGCCGGCCGATCTCGGCAGGGGCGGTGGAGGTGACGCGGGCGAAGTCCGACCAGCCCATCAGGCCGGTTTCGATCATGGTGTGCTGCACCACGGACAGCGCCGTTTCCAGTCCGGTCATGCCCATGGCGGCCTGCGCCCATTCGCATTCCTTGTGTTCGCTCGGATGCGGGGCGTGGTCCGTGCCGACGACGTCGATGGTTCCGTCGGCCAGCGCGGCGCGCAGGGCCTGGACGTCAGCGTCGGTACGCAGCGGCGGGTTGACCTTGTAGACGGGGTCATAGCTGCGGGCCAGCTCGTCCGTGAGCCAGAGGTGGTGCGGGGTGACCTCGGCGGTGACGTTGACGCCGCGGGACTTGGCCCAGCGGATGATTTCCACGGAGCCGGCGGTGGAGACATGGCAGACGTGCAGCCGCGAACCGACGTGCTGGGCGAGGAGGACGTCGCGGGCAATGATGCTTTCCTCGGCGACGGCGGGCCAGCCCGTGAGCCCCAGGACGGCGGACACTTCGCCCTCGTTCATCTGGGCACCGGCGGTGAGCCGGGGTTCCTGCGCGTGCTGGGCCACGACGCCGTCGAACGCCTTGACGTATTCGAGCGCGCGGCGCATCAGCACGGGGTCGGAGACGCAGATGCCGTCGTCAGAGAAAACCCGCACGTGGGCGCGGGAATCGGCCATCGCGCCGAGTTCGGCGAGCTGTTCCCCGGCGAGGCCCACGGTGACGGCGCCTACCGGGCGGACATCCACCCAGCCGGCCGTGCGGCCCAGGGTCAGTACCTGTTCGACGACGCCGGCGGTGTCCGCCACCGGGGTGCTGTTGGCCATGGCGTGCACGGCCGTGTAACCGCCCAGGGCCGCGGCGCGGGTCCCGGTCTCGACCGTTTCGGCGTCCTCGCGGCCGGGTTCGCGCAGGTGCGTGTGGATGTCCACCATGCCTGGCAGGGCCACGAGCCCGGCGGCCTCGATAACGGTGGCGCCCTCCGCGGAAAGGTCCTGGCCGCGTTCGGCGATGAAGCCGTCCCGGATCAGGAGGTCTTCAGGGGCTCCGCCGAGGATGGCGGCTCCGCGGATCAGGTAGGCGCCGTTGGTGCCGGTGTCCTGTTGCTGTGATGCCATCAGTGGCTCTCCTTCGTGGAATTGGCAGCTGGTTCGCGGGTGTCCCCGGAGAGCAGCAGGTAAAGCGCGGCCATGCGGATGGAGACGCCGTTCCGGACCTGTGCGAGCACAGTGGAACGGGGCGAGTCCGCGGCGGCGGAGGAAATTTCCAGCCCCCGGTTCATCGGGCCGGGGTGCAGAATGATGGTGTCCTTGAAGCCCAGCCGGTCCAGGGCCCGGAGCCGGTTGTCGTCGAAGCCCCACCGGCGGGAGTATTCGCGCGTCGTGGGGAAGAACGAGGCGTTCATCCGTTCCCCCTGCACCCGGAGCATCATGATGGCGTCCACGCCCTTGGCGAGCGTCTCGTCGAGGTCATAGCTGACGGTGCAGGGCCACTTTTCGACGCCGATCGGCAGCAGCGTCGGGGGCGCCACGAGGGTGACCTCGGCGCCCAGGGTGCGCAGCAGCCAGACGTTGGAGCGGGCCACCCGGGAGTGCAGCACGTCGCCGGCGATCGCAACCCGCATGCCTGTGAGGTCGGCCCCGGCGGACGGGGTTCCGGCGAGCTTGGACCAGTGCCGGCGCATCGTGAAGGCGTCCAGCAGCGCCTGGGTGGGGTGTTCGTGGGTGCCGTCGCCGGCGTTGATGACGGCGGCGTCGATCCAGTCCGTGGCGGCGAGCCGGTGCGGCGCTCCGGAAGCCCAGTGCCGGATGACGACGGCGTCGGCGCCCATGGCGGCAAGGGTCTGGGCGGTGTCCTTGAGCGACTCGCCCTTGGACACGGACGAGCCCTTCGCGGCGAAGTTGATGACGTCCGCCGAGAGCCGCTTGGCGGCGGCCTCGAAGGAGATCCGGGTGCGGGTGGAATCCTCGAAGAACAGGTTCACCACGGTGCGGCCGCGCAGCGCGGGGAGCTTTTTGACCTCCCGCTCCCCCACGGCGGCCATTTCCTCGGCGGTGTCGAGGATGCGGACGGCGTTGTGCAGGCTCAGGTCTTCG
Encoded here:
- the carB gene encoding carbamoyl-phosphate synthase large subunit yields the protein MPKRTDLKSVLVIGSGPIVIGQAAEFDYSGTQALRVLKEEGLRVILVNSNPATIMTDPEFADATYIEPITPEVVEKIIAKERPDAILPTLGGQTALNTAIALDKNGVLEKYNVELIGANIAAIELGEDREKFKGVVERCGAESARSHIIHTIDEALTAAEDLGYPMVVRPSFTMGGLGSGLAYDENDLRRIVGQGLQYSPTSEVLLEESILGWKEYELEMMRDKNDNVVVVCSIENFDPVGVHTGDSITVAPALTLTDREYQRLRDISIAVIREVGVDTGGCNIQFAVEPDTGRVVVIEMNPRVSRSSALASKATGFAIAKIATKLSLGYTLDEIPNDITQKTPASFEPTLDYVVVKVPRFAFEKFPAADPTLTTTMKSVGEAMAMGRNFTEALQKALRSLEQKGSQLDFSHVPEWEVAELIEKAKRPTTDRLHQVQRAMLGGATVRQLFEATKIDPWYLDQLQLLNEISLEIRQASALTPEMLQRAKRHGFSDEQIGALTHNSEDVVRGVRQALGIRPVYKTVDTCAAEFAAYTPYHYSSYDEEDEVALHAKPSIIILGSGPNRIGQGIEFDYSCVHASMALRKAGYETVMVNCNPETVSTDYDVSTRLYFEPLTLEDVLEVIAAEERTGGVMGVFVQLGGQTPLKLAQQLADAGVPILGTSPEAIDLAEHRGAFSRVLDQAGLISPKNGTAVSFEDAKKIADEIGYPVLVRPSYVLGGRGMEIVYDEPNLSRYIANATEITPDHPVLIDRFLEDAVEIDVDALYDGKEMYLGGIMEHIEEAGIHSGDSACVLPPITLGNNVLERVRTATLAIAEGVGVRGLINIQFALASDVLYVLEANPRASRTVPFVSKATGVQMAKAAALIGTGVTINQLRTAYKMLPETGDGSTLPLDAPVSVKEAVLPFSRFRTPEGKVVDSLLGPEMRSTGEVMGIDKHFDTAFAKSQAAANNALPTEGKIFVSVANRDKRSVIMGVKRLSDLGFEIVSTGGTADVLRRNGIQATPVRKVAEGSSAEGEGTIADLVIAGEIDMVFNTPSGGEARSDGYELRAAATSIGIPCITTVAEFNAAVQAIEALRTYEWSVTSLQEHAAALTASQNAAAQAASQIAAPQNA
- the carA gene encoding glutamine-hydrolyzing carbamoyl-phosphate synthase small subunit, which encodes MPIVESNNVTENPTVTEAEATANAAASTPAALVLEDGRIFRGTSYGATGTALGEAVFATGMTGYQETITDPSYARQLVVQTAPHIGNTGVNKDDAESRRIWVAGYIVRDAARRPSNWRSERSLDAELVEQGVVGIQGVDTRAITRHLREHKTMRAGIFSGDAVLATDKELVDTVLASAPMEGSRLAEEVSVDKAYTVEPKDWGWDKEPLFSIAAIDLGIKRMTPIRLAERGIRVHVLPATSTIEDVNAVNPDGFFMSNGPGDPATADNQVKLLRSVLDEKIPYFGICFGNQILGRALGFGTYKLRYGHRGINQPVMDRRTGKVEITSQNHGFAVDAPLNGATQAPEERFGRVEVSHVSLNDDVVEGLSCLDIPAFSVQYHPEAASGPHDAAYLFDRFIDLMADSKKEAAAASPTTSTESKTEDKK
- a CDS encoding PH-like domain-containing protein, which produces MVKDLSLLFTLVLIGVALTLIWLGWRNRLRRQADVDPLPQIPAELGSPLAAADGQYVASTTAGDWLDRIAVHNLGIRTNAELSVHAEGVLFERSGAGPVFIPADRLTGVRQESGMAGKFVEKDGLLVLSWMLGAHELDTGFRTRHADDKTTLLNALQDLISAAPQANADSGK
- a CDS encoding dihydroorotase, which translates into the protein MASQQQDTGTNGAYLIRGAAILGGAPEDLLIRDGFIAERGQDLSAEGATVIEAAGLVALPGMVDIHTHLREPGREDAETVETGTRAAALGGYTAVHAMANSTPVADTAGVVEQVLTLGRTAGWVDVRPVGAVTVGLAGEQLAELGAMADSRAHVRVFSDDGICVSDPVLMRRALEYVKAFDGVVAQHAQEPRLTAGAQMNEGEVSAVLGLTGWPAVAEESIIARDVLLAQHVGSRLHVCHVSTAGSVEIIRWAKSRGVNVTAEVTPHHLWLTDELARSYDPVYKVNPPLRTDADVQALRAALADGTIDVVGTDHAPHPSEHKECEWAQAAMGMTGLETALSVVQHTMIETGLMGWSDFARVTSTAPAEIGRLEDQGRPLDAGEPANVTLVDPAARWTVDPSKMATMGRNSPFAGRELPGKVVATFFKGHPTVLDGKLNTPYRWLPAVPGTPDTAAVGRD
- a CDS encoding aspartate carbamoyltransferase catalytic subunit is translated as MRHLLSTEDLSLHNAVRILDTAEEMAAVGEREVKKLPALRGRTVVNLFFEDSTRTRISFEAAAKRLSADVINFAAKGSSVSKGESLKDTAQTLAAMGADAVVIRHWASGAPHRLAATDWIDAAVINAGDGTHEHPTQALLDAFTMRRHWSKLAGTPSAGADLTGMRVAIAGDVLHSRVARSNVWLLRTLGAEVTLVAPPTLLPIGVEKWPCTVSYDLDETLAKGVDAIMMLRVQGERMNASFFPTTREYSRRWGFDDNRLRALDRLGFKDTIILHPGPMNRGLEISSAAADSPRSTVLAQVRNGVSIRMAALYLLLSGDTREPAANSTKESH